From the genome of Amycolatopsis sp. NBC_01488, one region includes:
- a CDS encoding AfsA-related hotdog domain-containing protein produces the protein MAPDGSARRDTGDPASRALDGHSRRAVVVVADRFARYARGDRVLTMSGLLALIEAAGSETGDGHWVVHAGQGVDGTDCDLIETATDKSGAPVCLADPAGFRKPYAPAAIVHKDRQPNVLLSAVHSPEDRLCRADLRIHRDNELILDHHTGEHVQGIVIVEAMRQICIAQFETAVRAGLGPVAYAGVWQRIDLSFRDFLFPLPATVESRIEEADLGRETHCKFRAATAVHQGGRTVATAAIDYSMIAQGRIDALERRKADQATRAYLG, from the coding sequence GGGCGGTAGTGGTGGTGGCGGACCGGTTCGCTCGCTACGCCCGCGGCGACCGGGTCCTCACGATGTCGGGCCTGCTGGCCCTGATCGAGGCCGCCGGCTCCGAGACGGGGGACGGCCACTGGGTCGTCCACGCCGGCCAGGGTGTCGACGGCACCGACTGCGACCTGATCGAGACCGCCACGGACAAGAGCGGCGCCCCGGTGTGCCTGGCCGACCCGGCGGGGTTCCGGAAGCCGTACGCCCCGGCGGCGATCGTGCACAAGGACCGGCAGCCGAACGTCCTGCTGTCGGCCGTGCACAGCCCGGAGGACCGGCTGTGCCGGGCGGACCTGCGCATCCACCGTGACAACGAGCTGATCCTCGACCACCACACCGGCGAGCACGTGCAGGGCATCGTGATCGTCGAGGCGATGCGGCAGATCTGCATCGCCCAGTTCGAAACCGCGGTCCGCGCCGGGCTGGGCCCGGTCGCCTACGCCGGGGTGTGGCAGCGGATCGACCTGTCGTTCCGCGACTTCCTGTTCCCGCTGCCGGCCACGGTCGAGTCGCGGATCGAGGAGGCCGACCTCGGCCGGGAGACCCACTGCAAGTTCCGCGCCGCGACGGCGGTGCACCAGGGCGGGCGCACCGTCGCGACCGCCGCCATCGACTACTCCATGATCGCGCAGGGGCGGATCGACGCCCTGGAGCGACGCAAGGCCGACCAGGCCACCCGGGCCTACCTCGGCTGA